GCGTGCTGGCCGAGTTCGCGACCGCCTCGCTCTCACGGCTGTCCCACACGGTCAAACGTCTGGAGAAGCAGGGCTGGGTCCGGCGCACCCCCGACCCCGAGGACGGCCGTTGCACCCTGGCCGTCCTCACCGACGCCGGCTGGGACAAGGTCGTCGCCACCTTCCCCGGCCATGTCGCCGAGGTGCGCCGCCTGGTCTTCGACTCACTCACCAAGGCCCAGCAGAGGCAACTGCGTGAGGCGGCACGCCGTATCACCAACAC
This genomic stretch from Streptomyces deccanensis harbors:
- a CDS encoding MarR family winged helix-turn-helix transcriptional regulator, whose protein sequence is MSTDEPRRLDADEQATWRVLAGLTVQLPAALDAQLQRDAEISHFEYQVLAGLSMTPGRTLRMSVLAEFATASLSRLSHTVKRLEKQGWVRRTPDPEDGRCTLAVLTDAGWDKVVATFPGHVAEVRRLVFDSLTKAQQRQLREAARRITNTIRPDAPCPGPGRD